The genomic DNA GTGACGCCGGCGGCGACGTCACCGTGCGCATGCTCGTGAACGTCACCCCGAACCTGACCGAGGAGTTCTGGAACGACCTCGTCGCGCCGTTCGAGGACGCCAACCCGAACATCGACGTCGTCATCCAGAACCCGGGTGCGGAGGGCGTCGAAGCCGCCGTGCCGCGCCTGCTGGCCGCCGGTGACGCTCCCGACGTCGTGCAGTCCATCGCCCCCACCACCAAGCTCGCCCCCGAGCTCGTCGACCTCTCGCAGTACGAGTGGGCGTCGTCCGGTCCGCTCGCCGACCAGTACTCGATCGACGGCAAGAACTACATGGCCGGCATCGGCGTGCAGCTGCAGAGCCTCTTCTTCTACAACAAGACCGCGTTCGAGGAGGCGGGGATCACGGAGGTGCCGACCACGGTCGACGAGCTCACCGAGGCCCTCGGCAAGCTCAAGGACGCCGGGTGGACGCCCGTCCAGACCGGCGGCGACTGGATGACGAGCCACACCCTGCAGGCGCTCGGACTGCCGACCATCATCGCCGAGGACCCGGAGTGGTTCCAGGACATCTCGGCAGGCGACGTCACCTTCAGCGAGACCTACGGCGATGCGGTCGAGACCTACGCGGACTGGGTGTCCGAGGGCTACATCCCCGGCGACGCCCTGGGCATCAAGTACCCGGACGCCGAGCAGGCCTTCCTCTCGGGCAAGACGGCGGTGTACTCGATGGGCAGCTGGTTCGCCGGCACGCAGGCGAAGGCCGCCGACTCCGCGGACATCGGCGTCTTCCGCGCCCCCGCCATGAGCGCCGACGAGCAGCCCGCGATGGGCGCCAACATCGCCAGCCCGTACTCGATCCTCAAGGCGAGCAAGAACCAGGACGCGGCGGCGAAGCTCATCGAGTTCCTCACCACCGACCAGACCGCGGTGAGCGACCAGCTCGCGGTCGACGGCAACTTCCGCGACGGCTACGAGTACGACATGACGCCGCTCGGCGAGGAGCTGCTGCAGATCGTGGCCGACACCCCGGCCGAGGCCTACACGCCCACCGGCGGCGGCTACGGCGAGCGCACGCTCCCGGACGGCTACTCCGGCGAGATCAACACCCAGACCCAGGCCCTGCTCGGCGGCGCACCCGCCGACCAGGTGCTGCAGGCCATGGACGACTGGTTCGCCGCCAACGCCGGTTGACCCTCGCGGCGCCCGGGACGCGACATCCGTCCCGGGCGCCGTCCCGGCGCTGCCCCAGCGCCTCCCCCTGAACGCGCCACCGAGAACGAGAGTGCCGCCATGACTCCGCCCACCACGACCGCGCCGCCTCCGGCCGCCGCCGCCACCCCGACAGGACCATCGACGCCGATGAGCTCGCCCCCCGCCCCGCGCCGCCGCACGGCGCTGCAGCAGTGGCGGAACCGGATCCCCGGCATCCTCATGGGCGGCCCGGCCGTCGCGGTCTTCCTCGCGATGTTCGTCATCCCGATGATCCTCGCGGCGGTGCTCAGCTTCACCGACTGGAACGGGTACAGCCTCAACTTCAACTTCATCGGGTGGGACAACTACATCAAGGCGTTCCGCAGCCCGCGCTCGACGCAGGCCGCGATCTTCACGGGCATCATCGCGGTGGTGGGCACGATCCTCTGCAACGCCATCGGCCTCGCGATCGCCGCCCTCATCTCCGGGCCCGGCCGCTCGAACACGATCCTGCGCACGATCTTCTTCTACCCGTACGTGATCAGCGCCCTCATCATCGGCTTCCTCTGGTCGGCGATGCTCTCCCCCACCGGCGCCGTCAACGGTCTGCTCAGCACGCTCGGCCTCCCGGCGATGCCGTTCCTCACGGACCCGACCTTCGCCAAGGCGAGCGTGATCTTCACGATCGTGTGGTCGCACTTCGGCTTCAACATGATCCTGTTCCTCGCCGGCATCAAGTCCGTCCCCGCGGAGTACTACGAGGCGGCGACCGTGGACGGCGCCTCGCGGTGGCAGCAGTTCCGGTCCATCACGCTGCCTCTCATCGCGCCGGTCTTCACCGTGAACCTCGTGCTCACCCTCGTCGGGCTCCTCAAGGCGTACGACGTGGTGCTGTCGCTCACCGACGGCGGGCCTGCCGGCTCGACGCAGACCATCGTGTACCAGATCCTCAAGGACTCCTTCGCGAACTCGGCCCTCGGCTTCGGCGCCGCGCAGTCCATGATCCTCCTCATCGTCACCGCGGTCGTCGGCCTCGCCGTCACGCTGGTGCGACGCCGCGCCGAGCAGAAGGCGACCGACTGATGAAGCAGACCCGCAACCGCCCGGCCCTCGCCGTCAGCACGATCCGGTGGATCGTCCTCGGCGTCGTCGCGATCACGATGCTGATCCCGATGTACACGATGCTGATCAACGCGTTCAAACCGCAGGCCGACATCATCGAGAACCCGCTGCTGATCACGCCGCAGATGTTCACGTTCGACTACCTGTGGGCCGCGATCACGAGCAGCAAGTTCAACGTGATCGCCGCGTAC from Microbacterium paraoxydans includes the following:
- a CDS encoding ABC transporter substrate-binding protein, with the translated sequence MIKARVLPLAGIAAVSALAIAGCSTTAGDDGGDAGGDVTVRMLVNVTPNLTEEFWNDLVAPFEDANPNIDVVIQNPGAEGVEAAVPRLLAAGDAPDVVQSIAPTTKLAPELVDLSQYEWASSGPLADQYSIDGKNYMAGIGVQLQSLFFYNKTAFEEAGITEVPTTVDELTEALGKLKDAGWTPVQTGGDWMTSHTLQALGLPTIIAEDPEWFQDISAGDVTFSETYGDAVETYADWVSEGYIPGDALGIKYPDAEQAFLSGKTAVYSMGSWFAGTQAKAADSADIGVFRAPAMSADEQPAMGANIASPYSILKASKNQDAAAKLIEFLTTDQTAVSDQLAVDGNFRDGYEYDMTPLGEELLQIVADTPAEAYTPTGGGYGERTLPDGYSGEINTQTQALLGGAPADQVLQAMDDWFAANAG
- a CDS encoding carbohydrate ABC transporter permease; the encoded protein is MSSPPAPRRRTALQQWRNRIPGILMGGPAVAVFLAMFVIPMILAAVLSFTDWNGYSLNFNFIGWDNYIKAFRSPRSTQAAIFTGIIAVVGTILCNAIGLAIAALISGPGRSNTILRTIFFYPYVISALIIGFLWSAMLSPTGAVNGLLSTLGLPAMPFLTDPTFAKASVIFTIVWSHFGFNMILFLAGIKSVPAEYYEAATVDGASRWQQFRSITLPLIAPVFTVNLVLTLVGLLKAYDVVLSLTDGGPAGSTQTIVYQILKDSFANSALGFGAAQSMILLIVTAVVGLAVTLVRRRAEQKATD